The following DNA comes from Papaver somniferum cultivar HN1 chromosome 4, ASM357369v1, whole genome shotgun sequence.
gtataacttttattagtaaaaccgatttaagtaatcacctgtggtatgatcgggtttgtgtgtctgaccaattttgggaaaggggaacctatcctagtaaggggtgcaatacatcacaaggggaaccgatccttgtatggggtgcaacaaggtttatagtagaaaggggaaccgatcctttggacatgtgcaacacatataagttagataccatatatatgtggggaaccgatcctggtacctagtcaactgaatttttggaaagctactgtgactatgcacaatactcacatggaggtagaaccgaaacttgttttggtaaaaccgttaaacccatgattgtgattgaatgttggtttgatcaatcacatagttcttgaaagtcagatgaactaattctaaacttgtttggaagtgtggcaaatcggtttcaaggttgtaagtgtgaaagagaacttacaaagttaagatgtcgacaaaatttgaacacgtgctgtgaatgtttattttcaaatatattccttaacggctaacggaagagaatcccaggatcaaaacataagtaagttaagaatattttaattaaagttattaatttcattttgtatggaaattacagaataagtaatgtgcatttactaattagattttccaagagatttcgatcattatttttggacagagcatttccagaaattatggaaaccgaatttgttctttaatgaatatcttgagaatattttcgattttggaaattcggtgtccaaacttccttgtctataaatactcgaagtttgcctttctagcaaactaatccttcgtaacaacaaatttactcttttgttgttgttattggtgtAGTCACCTatccggagaggagagtaacctaattaggcgaaatatcttacggccgtcagttaaagtcttctttggtattgagaagctctagcgtgtaccgttggtggaaaactagataattacggtttatcttttgttttcgattgatttgattgactatcggtggttgaaatctgattgcacctagtttgtttattattgagaatattatattctgatataagattcactcaaactagttcagagtttctacagggatctttagagtgttgttagttttaaagacgatcttgtgataatccattgttagcagacttcgttctgtgcgtgattgatcacaagaaattcaagtgattgtgtttattgaagatttaagaagatttgaggaCAAAgattttttgataagtcaaaaatttgtattaatagatgacaaaatttacaaaatataatttacaagaaaagaggtcacagcaaccccaaaaacttgtaaactaCTTGAAACTATAATAAGAAACATTTGTATATTCAACAAAATTTAAAAAAGGTGGTCTTCCATCATAATGCACTTTCACTTCATTAGAAAGAAGACAACCACGCTTAGCCATTTTATCCGCTGCAAAATTCGCCTCCCTAAAAGTGTGAATGAACCTTATAGATTCATAATGCCTACAAATTTCCATCCATCTGTTCCTTGCAAACCAAGGGATGGAAGAACTTTTGAAAGCTTCTACCACGCCAAAAGAATCTGACCGCACACAAATACGCTCAAAACCCCATTGCATTTCCCATTCCAAACCAACAATAATTCCATAAAGTTCTGCCAAATAGTTTGAGGTAACTCCAAGGCCGATACTCATAACTCCAAGAACTGAACAATTAACGTCTCTTGCCACCACTCCCTTTCCTGCAACGCCTGGATTACCCCGCCCCGCGCCATCACAACTTTGTAGCTCATTAACGTCTGGAGGTTGGCAAAAAACCTCCACCGGTTGATGATGCCTGACACTCCTATGGATCACTCGAAAATAATCAAGAAGCAAAACATCTTCAGCACAATTTCGCATATATGCCCTAAGACAGACTGAATACACTTGAATCATCTTCACCACCCTCTTGAAAAATAAACTCCAGCTTGGTTGTTGACGTTGAAAGACTGCCCTGTTGCGTGTTTCCCAAAGTTCAGACCTGATGACAAGATTGGAAAGCCTCCACAGGTCACGAATCATGGTACTCCTCCTTTGAGCTGCTTTACAAGACAACACAAAATAACATTAGGCTTTAAATTAAAAATATCAGCTATCCAGTTCCAAGCACGGCCAGCAAAGCTGCAATTTAAAAGGATATGGTCTAGAGATTCTTCCTTAACTCCATACAAGCTACATCGATTTGCAAGATGAATTTTTAATCTTGATTGAATAATATCATACGTTGCACAAGCATTACGCATGAATTTCCAGTTTTGGGCAGCCAATGTAGGGTGAACTTCCTTCCTCCATAAAATAGAAGCGCCATCAAACTTGGGATACTTATGACGCATTAATTATTTCGCGTAACTAACAGTGAAATCACCTTTGTAATATGGCATCGATATACGCACATCTTCACCAACCATGGGTGTAGGCAATAGATTAACATCTAGACCAGTAGCTGTCATGCGGTCTAAATGCTCCACAGGGATATTCCACTGCCCATCAACCAAAATAGAACTAACCAGCACATTTCTATCCAGGGAATAATCATTAAGAATTGCAGCTATACTCGTATTTGAAAACCAAGCATCATAATAAAGGGAAGTATCCCTGCCGTCACCCAACAAAAATTTAGTTTTAGATTCCACCATCTTGTACACTCTTCTAATACCCgtaagaatagaagatttcaagCCATTTACCTTAATACACCCATTTCTGCCAAAGAATTTAGCACGAAAACCTGCACATTTTTTCTTCGAAGAACGAATTTTCCACCAAAGTTTCATAAGCATTGCATAATTCATTGTAGCCATATGAGTTAAGCCCAAACCCCCCTCCTCAAAAGGGCAACAGACTTTATCATAAGCAACAACCACAGCACGGCTAACATTAGAATCTCCCGACCAAATAAAGTTCATAATTGCTCTTTCACATTGTAAAATGAATTTACGAGGCCATTTATATATATCCATATTGTGAATAGAGTAACTAGCAATAACAGACTTGACAAGCACCAAACGATCATGGACAGATAATAAAAAAACCTTTCCAACCAGCAAGTTGCAATTTGATCTTCTCAACTACACCCGAAATGTGATGATATTGAACAGTACCCGgcataatttgaactcccaaataACGATCAGGAAAAGTGGCTACAGTCATACCCAAATGGTTAGCAAGATAATTCATTCTAGTtaaagaaccaccaccataataaatcttGCTCTCCTGTCTACAAATAGTTTGACCAGAAGCTCTTTGATACTTACCCATAAAATCCATCAGATTATTAAGGCTCTTAAGGTTTCCTTTACagaaaatcataatgtcatcggaaaaaaagagatgagtaggagaaataccacCTCTAGTTACCATATGAGACATTTTTTTCTCATGGAAAAGCTTAGTAATATTTCtgctaagaacatcttcaatcaagACAAAAATCAAAGGAGAAAGATGGTCTCCTTGACGCAAACATCTATTAATTTTGAAGTAACCTTCCGGGCTGCCATTCAAAAGAATAGAGATTCTAGCAGAAATTAAAATATTAAGGATCCAAGAGCACCAGTGGTCATAGAAACCATATCTCCGAAAAACTTCCAACACAAAAGACCAACTCACCGTGTCAAAATCCTGGGAAATATCAAGCTTAAGACCAATGTTGCCATCCTTGCGCTTGATGTGGAGTTCATTAACCATTTCAGAAGCCaaattgatgttttcatggatattccgtgtagcgcccccaaagctagcagcagactaatccaagagattaactaaataaagaggcactaaaaatctaaatcctttacttaaacattcaattaagaaatttgctataaaacttaacccaaaactagctccgctcagaaatatatatacaagaacttctctcaaatgatacatatacatagTCATTTTGTTAGAAAATattatatacaacataataaacatagcagaagttaaccaactaacgaaatcaaccctcgaagctttcgctgcgcaactttgatctgtctctgaaactgaaagtgggaatgggtgagcacctcatccctaaaaggggtgcccagtaggaataacatttagctttcaagtaatcataagcaagagttggaaaacaatacatattttcccaaacattaaacaGTGACCAAGTTACTGAAATAGACAAACATGTATAAGGAAGTTGAATTCAAGTGTTACACACCTAATAGCTATTGAT
Coding sequences within:
- the LOC113273074 gene encoding uncharacterized protein LOC113273074 encodes the protein MIRDLWRLSNLVIRSELWETRNRAVFQRQQPSWSLFFKRVVKMIQVYSVCLRAYMRNCAEDVLLLDYFRVIHRSVRHHQPVEVFCQPPDVNELQSCDGAGRGNPGVAGKGVVARDVNCSVLGVMSIGLGVTSNYLAELYGIIVGLEWEMQWGFERICVRSDSFGVVEAFKSSSIPWFARNRWMEICRHYESIRFIHTFREANFAADKMAKRGCLLSNEVKVHYDGRPPFLNFVEYTNVSYYSFK